The Pedosphaera parvula Ellin514 region TGAAATCGAACGTAAAGCCGGACAAAAACTGGTTTCAGTTTTCATCCCAACCACCCCCCAACCCAACCTCAGGCTTTCTCGTTCTCGTCCCTGACAACCAGGTTACCAGGCTGGACATGTCGGTCGCCGAAGGCATCAAATTCATCATCAGCTTGGGAGCTATCAGCCCAGATAACCTGCCGAATCCTGAACGGAAAGCCGAAGCAGACAATTAGAAACTGTGTCACCTTCTTGCGATGATTGAGAATGCCACCGGCATAATACTGCGCACCCGGCCACTCACGGATACCAGCTTCATCATCCACTGGTTGACCCCTGACTTCGGCCGGCTGGCAACTGTCGCCAAAGGTGCCCGGCGCGCCAAGTCTCCCTTTGCCGGAAAGCTCGACCTCTTCTATCTGGCCGATTTCAGTTTTCTGCGTAGCCGGCGGTCTGAACTCCATAATTTGCGGGAAGTCAACTTGAAGGATACCCATGCCGGTTTGCGCAGGGAATTGGACTACGTGCTACAAGCTTCCTATTGCACAGCACTCGTCGAGCAAACGACCGAGATGGAAACACCGCTCCCCGAGACGTTCGAATTGATGAGTGGGTTTCTCAAGCATTTGCCTCAACATCCTCCCCTGCCGCAAATGCTTTTCGGTTTTGAAGTGAAACTGTTGAGCGAACAAGGACTGCAACCCGATTTGGAGAATGATCGGATCGGCCCTGACCTCAAGCAAATCCTCCGCATCCTTTTAGTCAGCGACTGGGACTCCATGGCACGGCTGAAACTCACTCCTCAGCAAGTCACCGGCCTTCGCCAATTCCTCCACGGATTTCTCATCTACCATCTCGGTAAAGTCCCCCGCAGCCGCCCCTCACATTAGGAATCGCTTCGAAGCCCAATCAGCTTTGCACCGAAACTTCCTACGGCTCCGGTTCCACCCACTTGCCATGCTCACGGATCAGGTCCACCAAACGATCCACCGCTTCCGCTTCAGGAATGTTGAACTTGATCGGCTGCTTGCCCACATACAAATTGATTTTGTTCGGCGCACCACCGACATAGCCAAAATCCGCATCGGCCATCTCACCAGGACCATTGACGATGCAACCCATGATCGCAATCTTCACTCCCTTAAGATGATCCGTCCGCGCCTTGATTCGGGCGGTAACCGTCTGGAGATTAAACAAGGTTCGACCGCACGAGGGACAGGCAACGTAATCAGTCTTGAATGAACGACACCCTGCCGCCTGCAAAATATTGTACGCCAATCTCAGCGATTGACCACCACCAGACTCGCCACGAATCAGAACGGCATCGCCAATCCCATCCGCCAGCAGCGCACCCACCACCACCGAAGCCCGCAACAACGCAATTTTCGGCTCCCATGGCGCCTCAGGAAAATTCAAACAATCCTTCAACAAAATGGGATTATTCAACCCCAGATGCTTCAGCTTTGCCGCCAACAGGCGAAACGCCGTTACGGCTGGCAAAGCCACACCATCTTTCACGGTCACCAATTGTGTTTCACAATTGATTTTAAAATCGGTGGTCGGATCAACTTCGAAAACATTTAAATCCTCGTAAATCCCTTCGGGCTTCACGTCGTCCTTGGGACGAATTTTCGGCGCCACCTTGTCCCACGTCGCCTGCGTAACCACAACGCGAACAGTTTGTTCCCCGCCGCACTTTACCGTTTCGCTCAATTCAATTTCAGGCGTGCTCCTGCGTTGAAACGTAAACGGATCGTAGGAAGGCTTGATCTCCGCCACAGTTGCGTTCCGATTCGACAGGCTTGGAATCTGCGCCAGCAAATCACGGCAAACCGCAATCTCATTCGGGGAATCTTCCGTCAACGAAACGCGAATCGTGTCGCCCAATCCATCACACAACAAAGAACCAATCCCAATCGCGCTCTTGATGCGCCCATCCTCACCCTCGCCCGCCTCAGTGACTCCCAGGTGAATCGGATAGTTCCAATCAGGCCCCAACTCATTCAGTCGTGCCACCAGCAAACGATAGCATTCAATCATCACCTTCGGATTGCTCGACTTCATCGAGAAAACGAAATTGTGATAATCATTCTTCCGCGCAATGCGTGCAAATTCCAAAGCGCTCTCCACCATGCCGAGCGGACTGTCGCCAAACCGGTTCATGATGCGATCACTCAACGAACCGTGGTTCGTCCCGATACGCATCGCCCGGCCCAAATCCTTGCATAGCTTCACCAGCGGCGTAAACCGCTCCTCAATGCGCTGCAACTCCGCTTCGTATTGCTCGTTGGTATATTCCTTGATCGCAAACTTCTTGGAGTCTGCGTAATTGCCCGGATTGATGCGCACCTTCTCCACCCACTTTGCAGCTTCCATCGCTGCGTCCGGCTTGAAATGAATGTCGGCCACAATGGGAACAAAACATCCCTGGTCACGTAATTCTTTGACAATGTTCTGCAGGTTCGCTGCATCCTTGACAGTCGGCGCGGTGATCCGAACGATCTGGCAACCCACTGCCACCAGCTCCAGCGTCTGCTGGACACTCGCCTTCGTATCCATTGTGTCGCAGGTCAACATGGACTGCATCACCACAGGATGCTCGCCACCGATGATCACTCCTCCACGAGCAGGATCACCCACGGTTACTTCACGGGTCTGACGACGCTGGAACAAATACGGGGAGGCGCAGTATTGCATTGCAGTTATTTCACGGACTCTGTTTTAGGTGCAAACTTGATTTCGCTCGTTGATTGCCGGTTCTTGGCTCCTCCGCCGGGGAGAAGGTCCTGGACATCAAAGAACGCTATGTAAAGCATGTACCCAATTAAAAGCACAGCGCAACCAGTTTGAACATAATTCAATATCCACGCGCTCACCGGACGCCGGCGAATCGATTCGATCAATGCCAGCGTAATGTGTCCGCCATCAAGCACCGGGAATGGCAGCATGTTTAGGATGGCAAGGTTGATGTTCATCAACACGCTAAACCAGATCGCCAACCGCCAGCCGTTCTCGTTGCTGAAAAGATGATAGTAAACTTCCCCAATCTTCACCGCCCCTCCAAGATGCTGCGGCTTGATGTCCGACTTCTTTGAAAACAAGGCGCTGAATGTGCTGATCATCGCATTGACACTGGAATCTATCTGCTCCAATGGATGCGGATAAGCGATGGTTGCCTTCCCGCCATCCAGCCACAAAATCCCCAGCATCGGCTTCTTCTGCTCATCCGTCGGATTCAGCGGCATCTCCGGTTTTATCGAGACACTAAAATTCGTTCCCTCGCGCACCACCGTCAACTCCACCGGCTTGTCCCCGTTTTTCTCCAGCATCTCACCGATCAATGCATAATGAATCGGCTTCTTGCCATTCACCGCTGCAATTTCGTCCTTGGGTTTTAATCCTGCCAGTGCCGCCGGACTGTTGCTGTATACTTTCGCTACAATCGAGGATTGTGCCGGCTCGATCAAAATCTGGCGCAATCCCTTTCTCTGCCAGGCCTTTCCTTCTTCAATCTTTGGCTTTACGTCGATTGTCTTCGTTTCCTTGGTCTTGGTCTCTTCATTGAAGCGCTTGATTTCAATCGGAACACTCACGCCTTCGCTCCGTACCACACGCCAGCTAATGCTGTCGCCCATCCCGCCAAACTTGGTAACAGGCTTTCCATCCACCTTCAGTATCTCATCTCCAGGCTTGAGACCAGCCTGCTCCGCAGGACCATCCTTATAGACATAGCCAACGGTAGTTGAAGTCTCAGCCTCCGTAACCGGCCTTCCAACCTGCCAAACCACCAGCGCAAATACCAATGCCAGACCAAAGCTGAACAGCGGGCCAGCGAAGGCCACAATGATTTTATCCAGTGCCGAAATCGGTGGCAACGGCTCGGAAGATTTTTCGGAGCTCTTTCCTTCAATCATCTCCATCGGCGCCATCTGTGGCAGTGAAACATACCCACCGGCCGGAATCGAACCCAGCGCATACTCAACCCCGTTAATCTTCGTCTTCCAGATCGGCTTCCCAAACCAGATCGCAAAACGATCCACTTTCAACCCTCTCCATCGGGCCGCCAAAAAGTGTCCCAACTCGTGAACAAAGATCAGCAAGTTAAAGAGGACTAAGACCTCCAATATGATGAAAACAGGTTTTAAATAATGCATAAATTAACTAAGCTATCCAAGCTCTTGGTTTAACAGGAGCGCGTGTCGAATATACCAGTCTAATCGGAACAAGCAATGTTCCATCCCGGCACGCTTTCGTCGAGAATGTTACGGCCTTTTCCAGGCCATTGCTTCCTCGCGCGCCCAAGTGTCCGCTTCCAAAATCTGCTCTAACGTCGGATGTGTCACCACCTCATGCCGATCCATCGTATGTCGAACTAACTCAGTGATTTGCAGAAAGCTGATCTTCCGATTTACGAATGCATCGACAGCTACCTCATTGGCGGCGTTCAATACTGCAGGCAACGTCCCACCGACTTCCCCTGCCCTGCGGGCCAAATTAATCGACGGAAATCTCTCCACATCAGGCTCTTCAAACGTCAAACTCCCAATCTGAGCCAAATTGGTCTGCACCCGCTCGCTCTTTACCCGCTCAGGATACATCAACGCATACTGAATCGGCAGACACATGTCAGGTGTCGAAATTTGAGCAATTATTGAGCCATCCACAAACTCAACCATGGAATGAATCACACTTTGCGGATGCACCACCACCTTCACCCGGTCCATCTCCACATCAAACAACCACCGCGCCTCGATCATTTCCAACCCTTTGTTGAACAGGGTGGCGGAATCAATGGTAATCTTCCGGCCCATCACCCACGAAGGATGCTTCAAGGCACGCTCCACGGTGATGGCTTCAAATTCTTCCTTCGGTGTCTTTCTAAAAGGTCCGCCCGATGCCGTCAGCCACAGATTCCGCACCGATTGACCCGGCTTGTCATCGAGGCAT contains the following coding sequences:
- the recO gene encoding DNA repair protein RecO, with the translated sequence MIENATGIILRTRPLTDTSFIIHWLTPDFGRLATVAKGARRAKSPFAGKLDLFYLADFSFLRSRRSELHNLREVNLKDTHAGLRRELDYVLQASYCTALVEQTTEMETPLPETFELMSGFLKHLPQHPPLPQMLFGFEVKLLSEQGLQPDLENDRIGPDLKQILRILLVSDWDSMARLKLTPQQVTGLRQFLHGFLIYHLGKVPRSRPSH
- the ispG gene encoding (E)-4-hydroxy-3-methylbut-2-enyl-diphosphate synthase, with translation MQYCASPYLFQRRQTREVTVGDPARGGVIIGGEHPVVMQSMLTCDTMDTKASVQQTLELVAVGCQIVRITAPTVKDAANLQNIVKELRDQGCFVPIVADIHFKPDAAMEAAKWVEKVRINPGNYADSKKFAIKEYTNEQYEAELQRIEERFTPLVKLCKDLGRAMRIGTNHGSLSDRIMNRFGDSPLGMVESALEFARIARKNDYHNFVFSMKSSNPKVMIECYRLLVARLNELGPDWNYPIHLGVTEAGEGEDGRIKSAIGIGSLLCDGLGDTIRVSLTEDSPNEIAVCRDLLAQIPSLSNRNATVAEIKPSYDPFTFQRRSTPEIELSETVKCGGEQTVRVVVTQATWDKVAPKIRPKDDVKPEGIYEDLNVFEVDPTTDFKINCETQLVTVKDGVALPAVTAFRLLAAKLKHLGLNNPILLKDCLNFPEAPWEPKIALLRASVVVGALLADGIGDAVLIRGESGGGQSLRLAYNILQAAGCRSFKTDYVACPSCGRTLFNLQTVTARIKARTDHLKGVKIAIMGCIVNGPGEMADADFGYVGGAPNKINLYVGKQPIKFNIPEAEAVDRLVDLIREHGKWVEPEP
- the rseP gene encoding RIP metalloprotease RseP, whose translation is MHYLKPVFIILEVLVLFNLLIFVHELGHFLAARWRGLKVDRFAIWFGKPIWKTKINGVEYALGSIPAGGYVSLPQMAPMEMIEGKSSEKSSEPLPPISALDKIIVAFAGPLFSFGLALVFALVVWQVGRPVTEAETSTTVGYVYKDGPAEQAGLKPGDEILKVDGKPVTKFGGMGDSISWRVVRSEGVSVPIEIKRFNEETKTKETKTIDVKPKIEEGKAWQRKGLRQILIEPAQSSIVAKVYSNSPAALAGLKPKDEIAAVNGKKPIHYALIGEMLEKNGDKPVELTVVREGTNFSVSIKPEMPLNPTDEQKKPMLGILWLDGGKATIAYPHPLEQIDSSVNAMISTFSALFSKKSDIKPQHLGGAVKIGEVYYHLFSNENGWRLAIWFSVLMNINLAILNMLPFPVLDGGHITLALIESIRRRPVSAWILNYVQTGCAVLLIGYMLYIAFFDVQDLLPGGGAKNRQSTSEIKFAPKTESVK
- a CDS encoding 1-deoxy-D-xylulose-5-phosphate reductoisomerase, which gives rise to MKNVVLLGSTGSIGTSTIKVADDLPDRIRLIGLAAGNNLELLMEQYRRHQPMALSISDPEKATLAQGMVGATTAVYSGNEGLLKLATMPEADIVLIAIVGTAGLQPALAAIRAGKDIAVASKEILVMAGEIVMNEARKYGVRVLAVDSEHSAIFQCLDDKPGQSVRNLWLTASGGPFRKTPKEEFEAITVERALKHPSWVMGRKITIDSATLFNKGLEMIEARWLFDVEMDRVKVVVHPQSVIHSMVEFVDGSIIAQISTPDMCLPIQYALMYPERVKSERVQTNLAQIGSLTFEEPDVERFPSINLARRAGEVGGTLPAVLNAANEVAVDAFVNRKISFLQITELVRHTMDRHEVVTHPTLEQILEADTWAREEAMAWKRP